A region from the Pseudonocardia petroleophila genome encodes:
- a CDS encoding helix-turn-helix domain-containing protein produces the protein MAWSTRELAELAGTTLRAVRHYHQVGLLAEPERRSNGYKQYGVTHLVRLLRIKRLVDLGLTLPQIADLGELDDHPAEALRTLDADLAATIDRLQRARADLCETLDRAAPTDLPPELAPVAGVDLSEADRSFVAVLGRVIGPQRRQAWADMLQDLPDDPVAAEFDDLPAEADEATRHAVTERMVPYVRALRAQHPDLGEPLSDAPRDTHFAARTVGEALRDLYNPAQLDVLRRTEALLRADRATPSG, from the coding sequence GTGGCCTGGAGCACCCGCGAGCTCGCCGAGCTGGCCGGCACGACCCTGCGGGCGGTGCGGCACTACCACCAGGTCGGGCTCCTCGCCGAGCCGGAGCGCCGGTCCAACGGCTACAAGCAGTACGGCGTGACCCACCTGGTCCGGCTGCTGCGGATCAAGCGCCTGGTCGACCTCGGGCTCACGCTGCCGCAGATCGCCGACCTCGGCGAGCTGGACGATCACCCCGCCGAGGCCCTACGCACCCTCGACGCCGACCTGGCCGCCACGATCGACCGGCTGCAGCGCGCCCGCGCGGATCTCTGCGAGACCCTCGACCGGGCCGCGCCCACCGACCTGCCCCCCGAGCTCGCCCCCGTCGCCGGCGTCGACCTGTCCGAGGCCGACCGCTCGTTCGTCGCGGTGCTCGGCCGCGTCATCGGACCGCAGCGGCGGCAGGCCTGGGCGGACATGCTGCAGGACCTGCCCGACGACCCGGTCGCCGCGGAGTTCGACGACCTGCCCGCCGAGGCCGACGAGGCGACCCGCCACGCCGTGACCGAGCGGATGGTGCCCTACGTCCGCGCCCTGCGCGCCCAGCACCCGGACCTGGGCGAGCCGCTGTCCGACGCCCCCCGCGACACGCATTTCGCCGCACGGACCGTGGGCGAGGCACTGCGCGACCTCTACAACCCCGCCCAGCTCGACGTGCTGCGGCGCACCGAGGCGCTGCTCCGCGCCGACCGCGCCACGCCGTCCGGTTGA
- a CDS encoding alpha/beta hydrolase family protein, whose protein sequence is MVDPDFADVYAALARLSVGVLGTLSSDKAGRRWVATFVHDRDPGVTWLYDHATGEARLLWRAYPDLDPAVLAPMTPVGFPARDGLPLHAYLTLPVGVEARSLPLVLLVHGGPWMHDSWGYSPDVQFLANRGYAVLQVNFRGSLGHGRHHLTAAIGEIGRAMHDDLIDAVDWAVARCHADPDRIGIYGGYAALVGVTVTPDTFAAAVDYVGVSDLANFLRTLPPFTRAYNINSWYAYVGDPDIPEQEADMRARSPITMVEKIRTPLLVAQGANDVRVVRAESDNIVASLRERGVPVTYLVADDEGHGFANPENRMRLNRAIERHLAEHLGGRRTAEEI, encoded by the coding sequence ATGGTCGACCCGGACTTCGCCGACGTGTACGCCGCCCTGGCGAGGCTGTCCGTCGGAGTGCTGGGCACGCTGTCCTCCGACAAGGCGGGCCGACGGTGGGTCGCCACGTTCGTGCACGACCGCGATCCCGGCGTCACCTGGCTCTACGACCACGCCACCGGTGAGGCCCGCCTGCTGTGGCGGGCCTACCCGGACCTCGACCCCGCCGTCCTGGCCCCGATGACCCCGGTCGGGTTCCCCGCCCGCGACGGCCTGCCGCTGCACGCCTACCTGACCCTCCCGGTCGGGGTCGAGGCACGGTCGCTCCCGCTGGTCCTGTTGGTGCACGGCGGGCCCTGGATGCACGACAGCTGGGGTTACAGCCCGGACGTGCAGTTCCTCGCCAACCGCGGCTACGCGGTGCTGCAGGTGAACTTCCGCGGCTCGCTCGGCCATGGCCGCCACCACCTCACCGCCGCGATCGGCGAGATCGGCCGCGCGATGCACGACGACCTGATCGACGCCGTCGACTGGGCGGTCGCGCGCTGCCACGCGGACCCGGACCGCATCGGCATATACGGCGGTTACGCCGCGCTCGTCGGGGTCACCGTCACCCCGGATACGTTCGCCGCCGCAGTCGACTACGTCGGCGTCTCCGACCTGGCGAACTTCCTGCGCACCCTCCCACCCTTCACCCGCGCCTACAACATCAACAGCTGGTACGCCTACGTCGGCGACCCCGACATCCCCGAGCAGGAGGCCGACATGCGGGCCCGCTCACCGATCACCATGGTCGAGAAGATCCGCACGCCGCTACTGGTCGCCCAGGGCGCCAACGACGTCCGCGTCGTCCGGGCCGAGTCCGACAACATCGTTGCCTCGCTGCGGGAGCGCGGGGTGCCGGTCACCTACCTCGTCGCCGACGACGAGGGCCACGGCTTCGCCAACCCCGAGAACCGGATGCGGCTCAACCGCGCCATCGAGCGGCACCTCGCCGAACACCTCGGCGGCCGCCGCACGGCCGAGGAGATCTGA
- a CDS encoding DUF6247 family protein, whose amino-acid sequence MATVTMVVVERSGPAIRAALAEHAPGDEARFIAELREALVRAGEDLDLAGPQAVLARWHALATMAANPLSADEQVQLARARAGDLTGL is encoded by the coding sequence ATGGCGACGGTGACGATGGTGGTGGTCGAGCGGTCCGGGCCGGCGATCCGCGCGGCCTTGGCCGAGCACGCCCCCGGCGATGAGGCCCGTTTCATCGCCGAGCTGCGTGAGGCACTGGTGCGCGCCGGCGAGGACCTGGACCTGGCCGGCCCGCAGGCGGTGCTCGCCCGCTGGCACGCGCTGGCCACCATGGCCGCCAACCCGCTGTCGGCCGATGAGCAGGTTCAGCTGGCCCGGGCTCGGGCCGGGGACCTCACTGGGCTCTAG
- a CDS encoding M20/M25/M40 family metallo-hydrolase, with protein MTRSQDSSAVDEVVDLCSELIRIDTTNTGDPDTVTGEREAAEYVAAKLSEVGYEIEMVESGAPRRDNVFCRLPGADPSRGALLVHGHLDVVPAEPSEWSVHPFSGAVQDGYVWGRGAVDMKDMVAMTIAVARRFKREGVVPPRDIVFAFLADEEAGGAYGAHWLAKNRPDLFEGCTEAVGEVGGFSLTLAEDRRVYLIEAAEKGIAWMRLHARGKPGHGSFLHDDNAVTHVAEAVARLGNHTFPLTITDTVRQFLDRMSELTGLEFPEDDLEGSLAKLGPLSRIVGATVRDTANPTMLKAGYKANVIPSTAEAVIDCRVLPGRQEAFLREVDELIGPHVTRSWVTELPPVETEFGGPLTDAMAAALRTEDPTAETVPYMLSGGTDAKAFAELGMACFGFAPLRLPPDLDFASLFHGIDERVPVDALQFGTRVLDTFLRSS; from the coding sequence GTGACCCGCTCCCAGGACAGTTCCGCCGTCGACGAGGTCGTCGACCTCTGCTCCGAGCTCATCCGGATCGACACCACCAACACCGGAGACCCCGACACGGTCACCGGCGAGCGGGAGGCCGCGGAGTACGTGGCGGCCAAGCTGTCGGAGGTCGGCTACGAGATCGAGATGGTCGAGTCCGGGGCCCCGCGCCGCGACAACGTGTTCTGCCGGCTGCCCGGCGCCGACCCGTCGCGGGGGGCGCTGCTCGTCCACGGCCACCTCGACGTGGTGCCCGCCGAGCCGTCGGAGTGGTCGGTGCACCCGTTCTCCGGCGCGGTGCAGGACGGCTACGTGTGGGGCCGCGGCGCCGTCGACATGAAGGACATGGTGGCGATGACGATCGCCGTCGCGCGCCGCTTCAAGCGCGAGGGCGTGGTGCCGCCGCGCGACATCGTGTTCGCCTTCCTGGCCGACGAGGAGGCGGGCGGGGCCTACGGCGCGCACTGGCTGGCGAAGAACCGCCCGGACCTGTTCGAGGGCTGCACGGAGGCCGTCGGGGAGGTCGGGGGGTTCTCGCTGACGCTGGCCGAGGACCGCCGCGTCTACCTCATCGAGGCCGCGGAGAAGGGCATCGCCTGGATGCGGCTGCACGCCCGCGGCAAGCCCGGCCACGGCTCGTTCCTGCACGACGACAACGCGGTCACCCACGTCGCGGAGGCCGTCGCGCGGCTGGGCAACCACACGTTCCCGCTGACGATCACCGACACCGTCCGCCAGTTCCTCGACCGGATGAGCGAGCTCACCGGCCTGGAGTTCCCCGAGGACGACCTGGAGGGCTCGCTGGCCAAGCTCGGCCCGCTGTCCCGGATCGTCGGCGCCACCGTCCGCGACACCGCCAACCCGACGATGCTCAAGGCCGGCTACAAGGCCAACGTCATCCCGTCCACCGCGGAGGCGGTGATCGACTGCCGGGTGCTGCCCGGGCGTCAGGAGGCCTTCCTGCGCGAGGTCGACGAGCTGATCGGGCCGCACGTCACCCGCAGCTGGGTCACCGAGCTGCCGCCGGTGGAGACGGAGTTCGGGGGCCCGCTCACCGACGCGATGGCCGCCGCGCTGCGCACCGAGGACCCCACCGCCGAGACCGTGCCGTACATGCTCTCCGGCGGCACCGACGCGAAAGCGTTCGCCGAGCTGGGGATGGCCTGCTTCGGCTTCGCGCCGCTGCGCCTGCCCCCGGACCTCGACTTCGCGTCCCTGTTCCACGGCATCGACGAGCGCGTGCCCGTCGACGCCCTGCAGTTCGGCACCCGTGTGCTCGACACCTTCCTGAGGAGCTCGTGA
- a CDS encoding carboxylate--amine ligase, with product MTAPPLHSRPAPVRPAPSRSALPRLIVLHPNDGSLTIARVLARRGVDVHLLTSPAFAHALRSRAVTGRVLPDPGEFPELWTAELRRLAEDGGGVLLSGSDAATKYLAEHRAAVPAALRSFESGDGAHLALMDKNRLYELAAEAGVRTPWMHHVSTRAQLEAVRGSLTYPCIVKATLGHVAREKAGFGTTRLASDAELQDKAGILLDLGLDIVLTELVPGPETALEGSVLVREASGEVTLRYGRRKIRQWPVDYGVGSMLESFDVPEAHANHLRLLEHVGFVGIASCEMKRHADTGELYLIEINVRIPGNFGLSQACGADGPWRLYATLAGRELGAQPRPVPGRKVWLPEEDLRTIRFRLQNGLTTLPEVLRTFRGVRDVGVLSLRDPMPGLTWATDLATRRPLRLLREALARRSR from the coding sequence ATGACGGCACCCCCGCTCCACTCCCGGCCGGCCCCCGTCCGGCCCGCACCGTCCCGGTCGGCCCTGCCCCGGCTGATCGTCCTGCACCCCAACGACGGGTCGCTCACGATCGCCCGCGTGCTCGCCCGCCGCGGTGTCGACGTGCACCTGCTGACGAGCCCCGCGTTCGCCCACGCCCTGCGGTCGCGCGCCGTCACCGGCCGGGTGCTGCCCGACCCCGGTGAGTTCCCCGAGCTGTGGACCGCCGAGCTGCGCCGCCTCGCCGAGGACGGCGGCGGCGTCCTGCTGTCCGGGTCCGACGCGGCAACGAAGTACCTCGCCGAGCACCGGGCCGCCGTCCCCGCCGCGCTGCGGTCGTTCGAGTCCGGCGACGGCGCGCACCTGGCCCTGATGGACAAGAACCGGCTCTACGAGCTCGCCGCCGAGGCGGGCGTGCGGACGCCGTGGATGCACCACGTCTCGACCCGCGCCCAGCTCGAGGCCGTGCGCGGCTCGCTGACCTACCCGTGCATCGTCAAGGCCACCCTGGGCCACGTCGCCCGGGAGAAGGCCGGCTTCGGCACCACCCGCCTCGCCTCCGACGCCGAGCTGCAGGACAAGGCCGGCATCCTGCTCGACCTGGGCCTCGACATCGTGCTCACCGAGCTCGTCCCGGGGCCGGAGACGGCGCTGGAGGGATCGGTGCTGGTGCGCGAGGCCTCCGGGGAGGTCACCCTGCGCTACGGCCGCCGCAAGATCCGGCAGTGGCCCGTCGACTACGGCGTCGGCTCGATGCTGGAGTCGTTCGACGTGCCGGAGGCGCACGCGAACCACCTCCGGCTGCTCGAGCACGTCGGGTTCGTCGGGATCGCCTCGTGCGAGATGAAGCGGCACGCCGACACCGGCGAGCTCTACCTCATCGAGATCAACGTCCGGATCCCCGGCAACTTCGGCCTGTCGCAGGCCTGCGGCGCCGACGGCCCGTGGCGCCTCTACGCCACGCTGGCCGGCCGGGAGCTCGGCGCGCAGCCCCGCCCGGTCCCCGGGCGCAAGGTGTGGCTGCCCGAGGAGGACCTGCGGACGATCCGGTTCCGCCTGCAGAACGGGCTCACGACGCTCCCGGAGGTGCTGCGGACCTTCCGCGGCGTCCGCGACGTCGGCGTCCTGTCGCTGCGCGACCCGATGCCCGGCCTGACGTGGGCGACCGACCTCGCGACCCGGCGTCCGCTGCGGCTGCTGCGGGAGGCACTGGCCCGACGCTCGCGGTGA
- a CDS encoding sensor histidine kinase has translation MRHRIVVLAVVAAVMTIGLFGGPLAAVMAAYMLNAGHNQVDKATDTLGLTLAAEFARGEVPDALPPAGDIRFTLYDATGTRLLGDGPAVGDAPVAEVMEGEGIVDGDGSGRFLVAIPLYDGDRLVGALRGEAPQGPAFVRIAVALAAMAALGLLAVGTVWLVSRRLAARLAEPLEDLASAARTVGAGDFTATAPPSHIPEIDEVGTALNGAAARIGGLVARERAFSADASHQLRTPLAGLRLGLEAALDTPGQNLHTVVVTAMAGADRLERTIDDLLTLARDTDRRGEPLDLDALLDGLRRDWAGPLTAAGRALAVTVPADPPVAAASTPAMRQVLGVLLDNAVRHGGGAVTVTVRDAGDALAIDVSDEGPGVRGTDPDVFTRRSESAGGHGIGLALARSLAEAEGGRLLLASRLPARFSVLVPLAPIPVRTP, from the coding sequence ATGCGCCATCGGATCGTCGTACTGGCGGTCGTCGCCGCGGTCATGACCATCGGGCTGTTCGGCGGCCCGCTGGCCGCCGTCATGGCCGCGTACATGCTCAACGCCGGGCACAACCAGGTCGACAAGGCCACCGACACCCTCGGGCTGACCCTGGCCGCGGAGTTCGCGCGCGGCGAGGTGCCCGACGCCCTGCCGCCGGCCGGGGACATCCGGTTCACCCTCTACGACGCGACGGGCACGCGGCTGCTCGGCGACGGCCCGGCCGTCGGCGACGCGCCGGTGGCGGAGGTGATGGAGGGCGAGGGCATCGTCGACGGGGACGGGTCGGGCCGGTTCCTGGTGGCCATCCCGCTCTACGACGGCGACCGGCTCGTCGGCGCGCTGCGCGGCGAGGCGCCCCAGGGGCCCGCGTTCGTGCGGATCGCCGTCGCCCTCGCGGCCATGGCGGCGCTCGGGCTGCTCGCCGTCGGCACCGTCTGGCTGGTGTCGCGGCGGCTCGCCGCCCGGCTGGCCGAGCCGCTGGAGGACCTGGCGTCCGCCGCCCGCACCGTCGGGGCGGGCGACTTCACCGCCACCGCCCCGCCCTCCCACATCCCCGAGATCGACGAGGTGGGCACCGCCCTCAACGGTGCCGCGGCACGCATCGGTGGGCTCGTCGCCCGGGAGCGGGCGTTCTCCGCCGACGCCTCCCACCAGCTGCGCACCCCGCTGGCCGGACTGCGGCTGGGCCTGGAGGCCGCGCTCGACACGCCCGGCCAGAACCTGCACACCGTCGTCGTCACGGCGATGGCGGGCGCCGACCGCCTCGAACGCACCATCGACGACCTGCTGACCCTGGCCCGCGACACCGACCGCCGCGGCGAGCCCCTGGACCTCGACGCGCTGCTCGACGGCCTGCGCCGCGACTGGGCCGGCCCGCTGACCGCGGCCGGCCGGGCGCTCGCCGTCACCGTCCCCGCCGACCCGCCCGTCGCCGCGGCGTCCACCCCGGCGATGCGCCAGGTGCTCGGGGTGCTGCTCGACAACGCCGTCCGGCACGGGGGCGGCGCCGTCACCGTGACGGTCCGCGACGCGGGCGACGCGCTGGCCATCGACGTGTCCGACGAGGGCCCGGGCGTCCGCGGCACCGACCCCGACGTGTTCACCCGCCGCTCGGAGAGCGCGGGCGGCCACGGGATCGGCCTCGCGCTCGCCCGGAGCCTCGCCGAGGCCGAGGGGGGTCGCCTGCTGCTCGCCAGCCGCCTCCCGGCCCGGTTCAGCGTGCTGGTGCCGCTGGCACCGATCCCCGTACGCACCCCCTGA
- a CDS encoding DUF3159 domain-containing protein encodes MTASDPHRGPAGKAPGGSAPARAPQPTLLEQMGGPMGFVYSAVPVVVFVAANSFLALTATITVSVAVGLAIAGYRLLRGEKYSLAAGGLLGLALAIGIVALTGSARDFFVIGIWVYLAAFVAMLGSVLARRPLSGLVWNLVHGGTHDWRADRRVLRAHDVATLAAAAVSGARFAVQQWLYVSDETGWLGFARVAMGWPLTILAALVVVWAWRRSSSRLLPSA; translated from the coding sequence ATGACTGCCAGCGACCCTCACCGAGGCCCGGCCGGGAAGGCGCCCGGCGGTTCGGCACCTGCCCGCGCACCGCAGCCGACGCTGCTCGAGCAGATGGGCGGCCCGATGGGGTTCGTCTACTCCGCGGTCCCCGTCGTCGTCTTCGTGGCGGCCAACTCGTTCCTGGCGTTGACCGCGACGATCACCGTCTCGGTCGCCGTCGGGCTGGCGATCGCCGGTTACCGGCTCCTGCGCGGGGAGAAGTACAGCCTCGCGGCCGGCGGGTTGCTCGGGCTCGCCCTCGCCATCGGCATCGTGGCCCTGACCGGGTCGGCGCGGGACTTCTTCGTCATCGGAATCTGGGTCTACCTGGCGGCGTTCGTCGCCATGCTCGGCTCGGTGCTGGCGCGGCGGCCGCTGAGCGGCCTGGTGTGGAACCTGGTGCACGGCGGCACGCACGACTGGCGGGCCGACCGTCGGGTCCTGCGCGCCCACGACGTCGCCACGCTCGCCGCGGCGGCGGTCTCCGGAGCCCGGTTCGCCGTGCAGCAGTGGCTCTACGTCAGCGACGAGACCGGCTGGCTGGGGTTCGCCCGGGTCGCGATGGGCTGGCCGCTGACCATCCTGGCCGCGCTGGTCGTCGTCTGGGCCTGGCGGCGCAGCAGCTCGCGCCTGCTGCCGTCGGCCTGA
- a CDS encoding tyrosine-type recombinase/integrase, with amino-acid sequence MTTAQPHHATADHARRAELDAARLLLDRMGITPADLLTTPRPRATVPTFAQYVPRVRDAVGEGTRRVYGSYWNRVVDSWPDHRLDEISPTDIKQLVEHTKTHVVTRRNNRGGRSAAEHVIAALRCLYRHAEDDGLIDPADNPARKVPKPRRLPSTRQAVPDARLAEIHHAAATTGDDPALDTLLLRLHIETACRRGGALALRPQDLDPTQCLIFLREKAGTVRWQPVSPTLMTHLRQHVEQRGSGPHDQLLRYASGRPITRRRYDHLWTRIGEALPWVAAQQISTHWLRHTTLTWVERNCGFAVAHAYAGHTDGSGDGSSTATYVRATVQEVAAALAALTDETHPLA; translated from the coding sequence ATGACCACGGCGCAGCCACACCACGCCACGGCGGACCACGCCCGGCGAGCCGAGCTCGACGCCGCCCGGCTGCTGCTCGACCGCATGGGCATCACCCCCGCCGACCTGCTCACCACGCCCCGTCCCCGAGCCACGGTTCCGACCTTCGCCCAGTACGTCCCGCGCGTCCGCGACGCGGTCGGCGAGGGCACCCGCCGGGTGTATGGCTCGTACTGGAACCGCGTCGTCGACAGCTGGCCCGACCACCGCCTCGACGAGATCAGCCCCACCGACATCAAGCAGCTCGTCGAGCACACCAAGACCCACGTCGTGACCCGCCGCAACAACCGCGGCGGGCGCAGCGCCGCCGAGCACGTCATCGCCGCCCTCCGCTGCCTCTACCGCCACGCCGAGGACGACGGTCTCATCGACCCCGCCGACAACCCTGCCCGCAAGGTGCCCAAGCCCCGCCGGCTGCCCAGCACCCGACAAGCCGTCCCCGACGCCCGCCTCGCCGAGATCCACCACGCTGCCGCCACTACCGGGGACGACCCCGCCCTCGACACCCTCCTGCTGCGCCTACACATCGAGACCGCCTGCCGCCGCGGCGGCGCCCTCGCCCTACGCCCCCAAGACCTCGACCCCACCCAGTGCCTGATCTTCCTGCGAGAGAAGGCCGGCACCGTCCGCTGGCAGCCGGTGTCCCCCACCCTGATGACCCATCTGCGCCAGCATGTCGAGCAACGTGGATCGGGCCCCCACGACCAACTGCTGCGCTACGCATCGGGCCGTCCGATCACCCGACGCCGCTACGACCACCTGTGGACGCGCATCGGCGAAGCGCTGCCCTGGGTAGCCGCCCAGCAGATCTCCACCCACTGGCTGCGCCACACCACCCTCACCTGGGTCGAACGGAACTGCGGGTTCGCCGTCGCCCACGCCTACGCCGGCCACACCGACGGCAGCGGCGACGGCTCTTCCACCGCCACCTACGTGCGGGCCACCGTCCAGGAGGTCGCCGCCGCGCTCGCCGCCCTCACCGACGAGACCCACCCACTCGCATGA
- a CDS encoding type II toxin-antitoxin system RelE family toxin encodes MPPRSRLVWLQIAEQQYRDLPEDLRRLVDRRIAALLENPTTDADAVHNARSDQWSVPLGDDGFLFYAVVRDPATLIILRVVSFV; translated from the coding sequence ATGCCGCCGCGGTCCCGGCTGGTCTGGTTGCAGATCGCGGAGCAGCAGTACCGCGACCTGCCCGAGGACCTGCGCCGGCTGGTCGACCGCCGCATCGCGGCGTTGCTGGAGAACCCCACGACCGACGCGGACGCCGTCCACAACGCGCGCTCCGACCAGTGGAGCGTCCCGCTGGGGGATGATGGGTTTCTGTTCTACGCCGTCGTCCGCGACCCCGCGACGCTGATCATCCTGCGGGTAGTGAGCTTCGTATAG
- a CDS encoding AbrB/MazE/SpoVT family DNA-binding domain-containing protein — protein sequence MYGLATLDRYGRLADRAVLRALHWGPGHPLALTLVSGSVLIVAHDDATARVGNDGYVRLPVGVRRACRLVPGDRVLLVADPPAGRLLLHPPAALGALLDTHHADILSGATP from the coding sequence GTGTACGGCCTCGCGACCCTCGACCGGTACGGACGGCTGGCCGACCGCGCCGTGCTCCGCGCCCTGCACTGGGGCCCCGGCCACCCGCTCGCCCTGACCCTGGTCTCCGGCTCCGTCCTCATCGTCGCGCACGATGACGCGACAGCCCGCGTCGGCAACGACGGATACGTGCGCCTGCCGGTCGGCGTGCGCCGGGCCTGCCGCCTCGTGCCCGGCGACCGGGTGCTGCTCGTCGCCGACCCGCCCGCCGGCCGGCTCCTGCTGCACCCACCCGCCGCGCTGGGCGCGCTGCTCGACACCCACCACGCCGACATCCTGAGCGGAGCCACGCCATGA
- a CDS encoding response regulator transcription factor, protein MARLLVVEDDETIGGVLHASLLAHGHDVTWERTGRGALRAAAAHDLDLVLLDLGLPDLDGVEVCRRLRTQQPGAVLVVLTARTDEMDVVVGLEAGADDYLTKPLRLDELRARIRAHLRRGGPATPAGAGTVELGSVFIDVAGRRVTVAGTEIALRAKEFDLLARLAADAGSAVSRETLMCDVWDVNWFGSTKTLDMHIAALRRRLGGTGATGLPEIVTLRGHGYRLDPPR, encoded by the coding sequence ATGGCCCGACTGCTCGTGGTGGAGGACGACGAGACCATCGGCGGCGTGCTGCACGCCAGCCTGCTGGCCCACGGGCACGACGTCACCTGGGAGCGCACCGGGCGGGGCGCGCTGCGCGCGGCCGCCGCGCACGACCTCGACCTCGTGCTCCTCGACCTCGGCCTCCCCGACCTCGACGGCGTGGAGGTCTGCCGCCGCCTGCGCACGCAGCAGCCCGGCGCGGTGCTCGTCGTGCTCACCGCCCGCACCGACGAGATGGACGTCGTCGTCGGGCTGGAGGCGGGCGCCGACGACTACCTCACCAAACCGCTGCGCCTCGACGAGCTGCGCGCCCGGATCCGCGCCCACCTGCGCCGCGGCGGGCCCGCCACCCCCGCCGGCGCCGGCACGGTCGAGCTGGGGTCGGTCTTCATCGACGTCGCGGGCCGCCGCGTCACCGTCGCCGGGACCGAGATCGCGCTGCGCGCCAAGGAGTTCGACCTCCTCGCCCGCCTCGCCGCCGACGCCGGCAGCGCCGTCAGCCGGGAGACGCTGATGTGCGACGTGTGGGACGTCAACTGGTTCGGCTCCACCAAGACCCTCGACATGCACATCGCGGCCCTGCGTCGCCGGCTCGGCGGTACCGGCGCGACCGGTTTGCCCGAGATCGTCACGTTGCGCGGTCACGGCTACCGGCTCGACCCCCCGCGCTGA